TTCAACCACGATCCGCTCGGCGAGGGCCAGCAGTTCGGGATCTGACAGGCGTTCGGGCGCGAAATCCTCCAGATCAATCGTGCCGCGCGTCAGCACAACCGCTCCAAGCCAGGCAAAGCACAGCCGCGCATAGGCAACGCTCATGCCCGCGAACGGTCTGCGCCCGACGAGGCGGTGGATCAGCGGTGGCGCGCGATAGGTGAAGGATTGGAGTTTGTCGGCCGTCAGGCCGTCCCGTTCCATCAGGCTGCGCAATGCGATGATCGCGCCGTGCGCCGCGCGCCCGGTGGGGAACGGCTTCCAGCTCACTTCCTCGATCCGGTGACGTGCGCCGAGCTCAGCTAAGACTGGCTCCAGTTCCGCCTCATCCTCGAACAGCGAGAAATACCCGAACGGACCATCGATTGAGCCCTGCGGTCCCTCGAATCCGGCGCGGGCCAAGTCGGCGGCTTCAATCGCGGAGCGGGCGGCGCCAGCGACCTGGATGGCGAGCGCGGGCTTGCCCTCGACATGCGCCTGCATCGTGCCGCTGGCGAACGCGAGGCCATAACCGAATGCGTTGCCCGCCACGCCGGGAGACAGGCGCCGCATACGGCTCAGCCCGCCGATCGACCCGAAAACACCCGCCGTAGCCGGGCGAAAGAACTTGAGCGGCGATTTGACCGCCACCCCGAGGGTCGCCACGATATCGACACCGGCAACGATGCCGGCCAGAAAATCGGCACCACTCACCGGCGCACGGTCGGCTTCGGCGAGGAGCACCGCAAGCACGCTAGCCATCGGATGCGCGACGGCGGGCTCGTGCACGCAGTCATATTCCTGCGCGTGGATCTGGTAAGCGTTGGCGAAGGCCGCGTTAGGCGTGGTAAGCCGCTCACCGGGCCGGCCAAGCACCAACCCGTTGCCGCCCTGCCCGCTCCAGATCCGAGCGGCGCCAAACGCCGCGTCGGCGAGCGCGGCATTGCGGCCTGCGATACCGACCGCAATGCTGTCGTGCAGGAAGTTGCGCGCCGCGCGCTTGGCGCCCGGCGGAAGATCCGTCCACGACACGCTCAACGCATGGGCGACGAGCCGGTCCGAGGCGTGTCTCATCGAAGCGAGATCATGACCTTGCCAACATGCTCCGCCGCCGCGAAGTAGGCATAAGCGGCAGGCGCCTCGTCGAATGGAAAGGTCTTGTTGACGATGGCCTCGATATTGTTCGCCTCGACCGCGCGGACCAGCTTCAGCAGCATTTCGCGGCTACCGTTAGCAATGCCCTTGAGCGTCAGGTTCTTGCCGATGATGGTGCCGTAGCCCGGTACCGACATGCCCTGCCCGGCCGTGACGCCGATGATGACGATGCGACCGTTTACCGCCGCAGCGGCAATCGACTGCCCCAGCGTGCCCTGACCACCCGTCTCCACCACGATATCCGCGCCGGAGTTGCCGGTCTGCGCCATCAGTTCGGCCGCCCACTCGGGGTGCGTCTTGTAGTTGATAGTGATATCGGCACCGAGCTGGCGCGCCAGCCCCAGCTTCTCGTCGCTGGACGAGGTGATCGCGACCCGCGCGCCGTTAGCCTTCGCGATCTTGAGAGCATAGATCGCCACGCCGCCAGTGCCGAGACACAGTACGAGGTCGCCGGCCTTGACCTTGCCAACTTCCACCAGCGCATTCCAGGCCGTGAGCCCGGCCGACGGCAGGGCCGCCGCGCTTTCGTCGGAAATTGCCTCAGGAACGCGAATTAGGGCGGTCGCTGGCAGCACCACCTTCTCGGCCAGCCAGCCATCGTTCGTCACCCCGACATCAAACCCGAAGGCGTGATAGCCGAAGTCACCACCGGCCCAGTTCACAAAGTGCGGGCTGATCACGCGATCCCCAGGCTTTACGGTGGTGACACCTTCACCAACGGCGACGATGTCTCCCACGCCCTCGGACACGGGCACGCGCCCGGTCGGCTTCTTGGCGCCATACGCCCCCCGAATGATCTGTAGATCGCGATTATTGAGGCTGATGAGGCGCGGCGCGATCACGGCTTGACCGGGGCCGGCAACGGGGTCCGGCCGGGCCGTTGCGGTCAGCGATTCGAGGCCATTCTGCTCGCCAATCTCAAATGCTTTCACGAAGATACTCCGCTTGCTCAGCCCAGCCACGCGGCCCAGCTGACGGTTCATTTGTATCTTCTATATATCAATTAAAAGCCTTGTCACGCCCCTCAGCTTACATCCGGCACCAAAGTGGGCGTGACGGTGCTGCCCAGATGCTGAAGATCGAGCCGGATGGTGAACTTGTCCGCTCGATAATGTGCGAACGTCAGCAGGAAAGGTGTCTTTGCGCCGTCGTAGCTGGTGCGCGTGATCCGTAGCAGCGCGGCACGCGCCTCAATCTCCAGCGCTTGCGAGATCACGCCGTCCGCCTGCATCGCGCTGATCGTCTGCTCGGCGTGCTCCGCCTTGTGCCCCGCTTCTTCCAGAATCTTGAGGATCGGTGCGCGGGCCAGCGCCTTGGCCGTGATGACGTCCGCCAGGGCGGCCGGAACGTAACTGACGATATAGCCTAGCGGTGACCCTTCCAAGCTACGCACCCTCACCGCACGCACGACCTTCTCGTCCGGACCCACTTTCAAAGCGGCGGCGACCGCGAGCGGCGGCGACTCGGTTGCCACCTCGATCACATTGACCGTGGTCCTGCGACCGAAGGCGAGCAGCGAGTCCACCGCCTGGTCGATATTGGCTTCCATCGGCTTGGTAGGAGACTCGAAGATGACCCGGGTTCCCAACCGCCGCTTACGCTCCACAAAGTGCTGCTGCGCAAGTTCAGTCAATACTCTCCGCGCCGTGATGCGCGACACCGAGTAGATGTCGGAAAGCTCCTGCTCGGTCGGAAGCGCGCTGTGGAAGGGACGCTGACCGCTCAGGATCTCGTCTCGAAGTTGAAGGTAAATCTGGTGGTAGAGCGGTACCGCCGCGTCCCGATCAATCACTATTATTTCCTCTGGCGTCTTATGAACGGACGCCAATCGTTCCAGAATGGCTGTTGCTTAGTTCAGCGTTTGCCAGTCGGCGTCAAGCGCCTGCGCCTCCAGATTGCGTCGACTTGTCCGATGGTTGGTAGTGTATCGCCGTTCAAACGGAAAAGGGGGCCGCCCGCGGCAGCCCCCTTGGTTACGAACAGAAAGTCGAAGGATTTAAAAGTTAAACCAAACCCGCCCGGTGAAGCGACGCGGATCGCCCGGGAACAGCGAGATGAAGTTCGCGGTGATCGTTTCCTGCTTGGTGAGGTTGCTCACGCCGAACGAGCTACCCCATTTGCCATCGGCATGATCGTAGGTGAGGTTCAGATCGACGAAATCCTCGGTCGGTGCGAATGCGGTATTGAGCGCAGCCACCGCGTAAGGCGAGTTGTGACGATACGCGCCGCTGAAGCCGACATCGCCGCCCAGCGCGTTCACCGGCACCTTGTAGGTTGCGCCGCCAGCAACCTGGAACTTGGGCACACGGAGGGGTATGGTCGAGGTTTGGATCTGCGAGGCATCCGGAACTCCCGGCGTCAGCACTGTCGAAAGATACTTGCCGCGGTTGATCGAGCCATTGACGAAGATAGAGAACCGCTTCGTAGGCGCGTACATCGTCTCCCATTCGAAGCCATACGTCCTCAGCGTGCCTGCGTTGCGGGCAAGCTGCGACACGATAGTCGATGGCGGAACAATGATGCCGGAGGTAACCTGCAGGTCAGTGGTCTTGGCCAGATAGACCGTACCGTTCAGGCGCAGCTTGCGCCCGAACAGGTCGGACTTGAAGCCACCTTCGTAGGACCAGGTCTTTTCCGGCCTGAAGGGAAGCACCTGGAAGGGAACGCTGTTAGTGCCATTCCAGCCGCCCGACTTGAAGCCGTTGGTGGCGGAGGCAAAGACGATCGTGTTGGGATTGACCTTGTACGACAGTGCCACGCGCGGCGTCACGCGCTTCTGGGTTTGGCTGAGCGGGATGCCGGCGGCGCGCACATCGTCGCTGGTATAGCCTGCCGCGCCGTGATTCCAGGCAGGGTTGAGGAAACGATCCGATGAGAAGAAGTCGAGGTTCTTCTTTTCATACGTGTAGCGAGCACCGAGCGTCGCGGTGAGGTTATCGACCAGCTCGTAGTCAGCTTGCAGATAGACGGCCGCAGTCTCGACCTTCTGCTTGAACCGAACGTCCACACCATAGTCCACGCCGTTGGCACGGGTGGTAGCGAGAACGTAGGAAGTCGTGCCTCCCGAAAACTGCGCCGTCTGCAACGCGTTGTTTTCCTGGAGGTAATAGATGCCGGTGACGTATTTCAGGCGGCCATCCATCAACTCGCTCGACCACTTCAGCTCCCCCGAGAACTGATCGTTCTTGATCCTGTCCGCCAGGATGAACCCGGCGTACTTGTTTACGGTGCCCGAGCTGTAATTGTTAATGTACCCTTGGTCTTGTTTGCGATAGCCGAAGATGCCCTGTAGCGTACCAGCATCCGTTGCCCACGAAACATTCGCCGACGCCGCGTAGTTTTCGGAATTCAAGCACAAGCCATTCCCGGTCGACAGCAGAATATTGACCGGATCGCCCTTACAGCTGGTTGTCCGCATGTTGGTGGCCGCTTCGTAAAACACGGGCGTCGTCGACGTGCGGAACCTGCTCGACGCGATCGGCAGGGTGCGGACACCGAAATACGTACCGGTGTTCTTGGTGTATTCGCCAGACAGATCAACCGTCAGCTCACTGGTCGCCAGGATGCGAACGTCGCTGCGGAAACCGTAGCTGGTTTCGCCGTTCAGGTGCTCGCCGGTGGTGATGTTCTTCAGATAGCCGTCGTCCTTGATGTAGAACGCCGACCACTTGGTGAGCAGCTTCTCGGAGACGGGGATATCTACGCTGACTTTCGAGGTCACACGGCCATAGGAGCCGTAAGTGCTTTCGAACTTTGCGCCATAGCGATCAGATGGCTTGCGCATGATGATCGAAACCGCGCCGCCGGTCGTATTGCGGCCAAACAGAGTACCTTGCGGTCCGCGCAGAACCTCGACGCGCTCCGTATCGAAGAAAGCATAGTTATTCGCGTTCTGCCGGGCGACGTAAATATCGTCGACGTAAGTCCCAACCGGCGGATCGAAGGTCGCAGCCGATTGGGTATTGCCCAGACCGCGTAGGAAGTAGGAGTTGGCAGTCGCAAGACCGGCATTGTGCTGCGAAATCATTGACGGCACGTATTTGGAGACCGAGATCGCATCATTGAGGTTCAGGTTGCGGATCGTCGCTTCCGAAAACGCGGTAACCGCAACCGGAATCTCCTGAACGCGCTCGGGACGCCGTTGCGCCGTCACAACGATATCCCCGAGATTGCCGCCATTGTCAGCCGGCACCGCCGCTTTGCCAGCATCCTCCGTCGCTTGCGCGTGGGCAACACCACTTCCCATTGTTGCGATGATCGCCGCCATGGCAAACCGCGAGACACATGTGTTAAGCTTGATGTTCATCAGAATGCCCTTCCCTGAGAATGTCGTCCCACCGCTGCGTTCGGCGCCAACGTCACTTATATGACTTATTGTTATGACATTAGGTCATATGAATCGGGGCATGTGTCAAGTGCGATCGAGCATCCGCCAAATCGGCTCTTAGGATTGTTGCGGATTTGCCGCGTCAGCGGCCGTAAATACCGGGTAGGCGCCGAGCAGAAGCAGCAAGACAGATCCTGTCAGCACGCACGCGACACCGATCAGCAACGCGGTTCCATACGTGCCAGTGCTGTCGAAGGCATAGCCGTACACCACCGGTCCCAAGCCGCCCCCGAACGCGATTACCGTGTAGAAGCAGCCGTAGATCATGCCGTAATTTCGTTGCCCGAAGTATCGGCTGATCAAATACGCCAGCAGGTCAAATTCAAATCCCGCGCCGAAGCCGATGCACAGCACGGCGGCCAGGGCGGCCTGGCCGCTGAGCGTGTCGCCCGCCAACAGCCAGCTGCCCAATGCGGGTACGAGAAGGATGACAAAGGCGCAGGCCGGCGCCCAGATGCGATCCAGCATCCAACCGCCGACAATTCGTCCGGCGATCACCGCAAGGCCAAAGCTGGCGGTGATACGTCCGATC
This genomic stretch from Sphingomonas panacis harbors:
- a CDS encoding zinc-dependent alcohol dehydrogenase family protein; the encoded protein is MNRQLGRVAGLSKRSIFVKAFEIGEQNGLESLTATARPDPVAGPGQAVIAPRLISLNNRDLQIIRGAYGAKKPTGRVPVSEGVGDIVAVGEGVTTVKPGDRVISPHFVNWAGGDFGYHAFGFDVGVTNDGWLAEKVVLPATALIRVPEAISDESAAALPSAGLTAWNALVEVGKVKAGDLVLCLGTGGVAIYALKIAKANGARVAITSSSDEKLGLARQLGADITINYKTHPEWAAELMAQTGNSGADIVVETGGQGTLGQSIAAAAVNGRIVIIGVTAGQGMSVPGYGTIIGKNLTLKGIANGSREMLLKLVRAVEANNIEAIVNKTFPFDEAPAAYAYFAAAEHVGKVMISLR
- a CDS encoding GntR family transcriptional regulator encodes the protein MIDRDAAVPLYHQIYLQLRDEILSGQRPFHSALPTEQELSDIYSVSRITARRVLTELAQQHFVERKRRLGTRVIFESPTKPMEANIDQAVDSLLAFGRRTTVNVIEVATESPPLAVAAALKVGPDEKVVRAVRVRSLEGSPLGYIVSYVPAALADVITAKALARAPILKILEEAGHKAEHAEQTISAMQADGVISQALEIEARAALLRITRTSYDGAKTPFLLTFAHYRADKFTIRLDLQHLGSTVTPTLVPDVS
- a CDS encoding TonB-dependent receptor, producing the protein MNIKLNTCVSRFAMAAIIATMGSGVAHAQATEDAGKAAVPADNGGNLGDIVVTAQRRPERVQEIPVAVTAFSEATIRNLNLNDAISVSKYVPSMISQHNAGLATANSYFLRGLGNTQSAATFDPPVGTYVDDIYVARQNANNYAFFDTERVEVLRGPQGTLFGRNTTGGAVSIIMRKPSDRYGAKFESTYGSYGRVTSKVSVDIPVSEKLLTKWSAFYIKDDGYLKNITTGEHLNGETSYGFRSDVRILATSELTVDLSGEYTKNTGTYFGVRTLPIASSRFRTSTTPVFYEAATNMRTTSCKGDPVNILLSTGNGLCLNSENYAASANVSWATDAGTLQGIFGYRKQDQGYINNYSSGTVNKYAGFILADRIKNDQFSGELKWSSELMDGRLKYVTGIYYLQENNALQTAQFSGGTTSYVLATTRANGVDYGVDVRFKQKVETAAVYLQADYELVDNLTATLGARYTYEKKNLDFFSSDRFLNPAWNHGAAGYTSDDVRAAGIPLSQTQKRVTPRVALSYKVNPNTIVFASATNGFKSGGWNGTNSVPFQVLPFRPEKTWSYEGGFKSDLFGRKLRLNGTVYLAKTTDLQVTSGIIVPPSTIVSQLARNAGTLRTYGFEWETMYAPTKRFSIFVNGSINRGKYLSTVLTPGVPDASQIQTSTIPLRVPKFQVAGGATYKVPVNALGGDVGFSGAYRHNSPYAVAALNTAFAPTEDFVDLNLTYDHADGKWGSSFGVSNLTKQETITANFISLFPGDPRRFTGRVWFNF
- a CDS encoding MmgE/PrpD family protein, which gives rise to MRHASDRLVAHALSVSWTDLPPGAKRAARNFLHDSIAVGIAGRNAALADAAFGAARIWSGQGGNGLVLGRPGERLTTPNAAFANAYQIHAQEYDCVHEPAVAHPMASVLAVLLAEADRAPVSGADFLAGIVAGVDIVATLGVAVKSPLKFFRPATAGVFGSIGGLSRMRRLSPGVAGNAFGYGLAFASGTMQAHVEGKPALAIQVAGAARSAIEAADLARAGFEGPQGSIDGPFGYFSLFEDEAELEPVLAELGARHRIEEVSWKPFPTGRAAHGAIIALRSLMERDGLTADKLQSFTYRAPPLIHRLVGRRPFAGMSVAYARLCFAWLGAVVLTRGTIDLEDFAPERLSDPELLALAERIVVEIDDNGDPAAFVPAIGTAALVDGTIVSEAVSRQFGSPEWPLSREEHLAKARRCLAFGGRAQAHTGLIDLIERFDELDDVALALASVIE